A single region of the Nicotiana sylvestris chromosome 6, ASM39365v2, whole genome shotgun sequence genome encodes:
- the LOC138871421 gene encoding uncharacterized protein, whose amino-acid sequence MDPLKYIFQKPMPRGKLAKWQILLSELDIICLTQKIVKGKALVDHLPKNPVDGEYEPLKMYFPDEEVSFIGEDIVEAYDGWRMFCNVAMNFKGVGIRAVLVLETSQYYLVFAKLKFPCTNNIEEYEACILGLRLSIDMNIQGLLIIGDLDLLIHQVLREWATKNAKILPYLHCIQDLIKRPKIEFKHVPRVQNEFEDTLATLSSMIQHPNKNYIDPILIEIRKQLAYYANVEEEFDGNPWFHDIKEYLEKKEYPENVMNTQKRTLGRLANHFFQSGGILYRKTPDLGLLRCIDAKEASRLLEEIYAGTLRSSYE is encoded by the coding sequence atggatccgctAAAATAcatttttcagaagcccatgcctaggGGTAAgctagcaaaatggcaaatactACTGAGTGAGCTCGACATCATCTGTCTGACTCAGAAAATAGTTAAGGGGAAAGCATTAGTCGATCACCTCCCAAAGAACCCTGTCGACGGAGAATATGAACCATTGAAgatgtattttcccgacgaagaagtgTCATTTATAGGGGAAGACATTGTCgaagcatatgatggttggaggatgttttgCAATGTAGCCAtgaacttcaaaggagtgggcatcagAGCTGTTCTGGTATTAGAAACCAGTCAATATTATTTGGTATTCGCCAAGCTcaagttcccgtgcaccaacaatattgaagaatatgaggcttgcatcttaGGACTCAGATTGtccatcgacatgaatattcaaggATTGCTGATAATCGGAGATTTAGATTTGCTAATACATCAGGTACTCAgagaatgggccaccaagaacgccaagatattgccatatctacaCTGTATACAAGACTTGATCAAGAGGCCAAAGATAGAGTTCAAACATGTTCcgagagtccagaatgagttcgaaGACACACTGGCTACCTTGTCttccatgatacagcatccaaacaagaactatattgatcccatcCTAATAGAAATTCGTAAACAGTTAGCTTATTATGCTAACGTTGAAGAAGAGTTCGATGGAAACCCATGGTTTCACGATATAAAGGAATATTTGGAGAAAAAAGAATACCCAGAAAATGTTATGaacactcagaagcgcacacttggAAGATTGGCCAACCATTTCTTTCAGAGTGGAGGAATTTTGTATAGAAAGACTCCCGACTTGGGACTACTACGATGCATCGATGCCAAAGAGGCATCTAGATTGCTCGAAGAGATATATGCCGGAACCTTACGGAGCTCATATGAATAG